The [Chlorobium] sp. 445 genome includes a region encoding these proteins:
- a CDS encoding L-threonine dehydrogenase, producing MNAAYVFSPNKNIFGRGAIAALASEIKARGAKKVLIVTDEFLAKTELAERIKQYVVSGGATPVLWGKVHPNPTDLNVAEATDVFKSNQCDLIISLGGGSSHDCAKAVAIMATNPGRIHDYEGVDKVQNTPAPLFSVNTTSGTAAEMTRFSIITDTARKVKMAIIDWRITPLLSINDPETLVSMPKGLTAATGMDALTHAVEAFVSTWATPLTDANALTAIKMIFANLPRAYDNGNDIEAREKMAYAQYMAGVAFNNAGLGYVHAMAHQLGGFYDLPHGVCNAILLPAVEDFNKKAAEKRLAIIADEMKFSESGMTNADKAVAVIDKIKELKDRVNIPKDLRALNVSPNDFEEMAKFAMKDPCGFTNPVQPTLSEVIGIFEHAYDYEHAMAH from the coding sequence ATGAATGCAGCGTATGTCTTTTCGCCCAACAAGAATATCTTCGGGCGCGGGGCTATTGCCGCACTTGCATCAGAAATCAAAGCAAGAGGCGCAAAGAAAGTGTTGATTGTGACTGATGAGTTCTTGGCTAAAACTGAACTCGCAGAGCGCATTAAGCAGTATGTGGTGAGCGGTGGTGCAACACCAGTGCTTTGGGGAAAGGTTCATCCCAATCCAACCGACCTCAATGTGGCGGAAGCAACGGACGTGTTTAAGAGCAACCAATGTGACCTAATTATTTCACTCGGTGGCGGCAGCTCTCATGACTGTGCCAAAGCAGTGGCAATTATGGCAACCAATCCCGGACGCATTCACGATTACGAAGGTGTCGACAAGGTTCAAAACACGCCTGCACCGCTCTTCTCGGTCAATACCACATCAGGCACAGCCGCAGAAATGACGCGCTTTTCTATCATCACCGACACGGCGCGCAAGGTGAAAATGGCGATTATCGACTGGCGCATCACACCACTGCTTTCCATCAACGACCCTGAAACGCTCGTCAGCATGCCGAAAGGTTTGACAGCGGCAACTGGCATGGATGCGCTCACACACGCCGTCGAAGCCTTCGTTTCGACTTGGGCAACACCGCTTACTGATGCGAACGCGCTAACTGCTATCAAAATGATTTTCGCCAACTTGCCACGCGCTTACGACAACGGCAACGATATCGAAGCACGCGAAAAGATGGCTTACGCGCAGTATATGGCAGGCGTCGCCTTTAACAATGCAGGGTTGGGCTATGTGCATGCAATGGCACATCAACTTGGCGGATTTTATGACCTGCCACACGGGGTTTGCAACGCTATTCTCTTGCCAGCTGTTGAGGACTTCAACAAGAAGGCTGCTGAAAAACGCTTGGCGATTATTGCCGATGAAATGAAGTTCAGCGAAAGCGGCATGACAAATGCAGACAAAGCCGTCGCGGTGATTGATAAAATCAAGGAACTCAAAGACCGCGTCAATATCCCGAAAGATTTGCGCGCGCTGAATGTCTCGCCGAATGATTTCGAAGAAATGGCGAAATTTGCAATGAAAGACCCATGCGGATTTACAAATCCTGTTCAGCCAACGCTCTCTGAAGTCATTGGCATCTTTGAACATGCCTACGACTACGAACACGCAATGGCGCACTAA